The proteins below come from a single Candidatus Schekmanbacteria bacterium RIFCSPLOWO2_02_FULL_38_14 genomic window:
- a CDS encoding tRNA pseudouridine(55) synthase TruB: protein MINGALNIYKEKGVTSFYVVKEIRKILGVKKCGHAGTLDLSAEGVLQVCIGKGTKMVPFLQEEEKTYEAGIRLGISTDTQDSEGKIIRQCDDIKVDRENILAVLNRFTGVQEQIPPMFSALRFHGKRLYDLARQGIEVPRKPRLIKIYEINLLDFSVPYFKILVKCSKGTYIRTLASDIGEFLGCGAYLHSLKRIKIGKFMIENSLTIEEVKKLAREGKIEEKIYSSEEMLNEAKSFCLNNQKN, encoded by the coding sequence ATGATAAATGGCGCTTTAAACATTTACAAGGAAAAGGGGGTTACCTCTTTTTATGTTGTCAAAGAAATAAGAAAAATCCTTGGTGTTAAGAAATGCGGCCATGCAGGTACTCTTGACCTTTCTGCTGAGGGTGTATTACAGGTCTGTATCGGAAAAGGAACAAAAATGGTACCCTTTCTTCAGGAAGAAGAAAAAACATACGAAGCAGGAATAAGGCTCGGAATTTCTACAGACACTCAGGACTCTGAAGGAAAAATAATAAGACAGTGTGATGATATAAAAGTTGACAGAGAGAATATATTAGCAGTACTGAACCGCTTTACAGGGGTTCAGGAACAAATACCCCCGATGTTTTCTGCACTGCGATTCCACGGCAAAAGATTATATGACCTCGCAAGGCAGGGGATTGAGGTCCCGAGAAAGCCAAGATTAATTAAAATATACGAGATAAATCTTCTTGATTTTAGTGTTCCTTATTTCAAAATCCTTGTAAAATGCTCAAAGGGAACATATATAAGGACGCTGGCATCAGATATTGGAGAATTCCTTGGATGCGGTGCTTATCTTCATTCCCTTAAAAGGATTAAAATTGGAAAATTTATGATAGAAAATTCCCTCACAATTGAAGAGGTTAAAAAACTTGCCAGAGAGGGAAAAATTGAGGAAAAAATCTATTCATCTGAAGAAATGTTAAACGAAGCAAAATCATTTTGTCTGAATAACCAAAAAAACTAA
- a CDS encoding excinuclease ABC subunit C has protein sequence MEIEKKVKIAPDTPGVYLLRDKNGNIIYIGKAKSLSKRVKSYFTQRDGKPLKTHALLKKIEDIQYITTHNELEALLLENNLIKQHKPIYNIRLKDDKTYPYLKLTVKEKFPRLVITRKIKKDGSLFFGPFAPVWEVKDNLKTLSKIFQVCTCKKPIKEKSSRPCLNYQIGLCSAPCSGFISTDKYMDFVGKLKSFLEGRVEEVLKYFRSEMEISADSLMFEVASRYRDAINSIQRMVQKQKVIGLGGKDKDAVGWKIANNRIAFCVLKIRDGRLVGHVEYSFESIAYIDDIDACESFLRRYYERETSIPEEILVSRDIRDKEVIQNWIKDKKTAGVKIINPKTGKRFELIKMAQENAAVALKQYEDKSADTMNKLEKMKDILRLEKIPQRIEGIDISNISGKMGVGSVVVWEEGKLIKDNYRKFKIKTISAQNDYQMISEVVTRRYKRLLEEKKPLPELVLIDGGKGQLNIAIKAFNELGIDGVNIISIAKGKSILKRTGREGLREYSQEEVYTPSSDTPLKFKKDSPVLHVLQSIRDEAHRFAIRYHKTLREKKLRYSVLDEIPGIGKKIKKELLKYFGSVEKIRKSSVDELCKIKYIKSKTAIQIMDYLETGQN, from the coding sequence ATGGAAATAGAGAAAAAAGTTAAAATTGCCCCGGATACCCCAGGTGTTTATCTTTTAAGGGACAAAAACGGAAATATAATCTACATTGGTAAAGCAAAATCTTTATCAAAAAGAGTTAAGTCTTATTTTACTCAAAGAGATGGAAAACCTCTAAAGACTCATGCACTTTTAAAAAAAATTGAAGACATACAGTACATTACGACTCATAACGAACTGGAGGCGCTCCTGCTGGAAAATAATCTGATAAAACAGCATAAACCTATTTATAATATACGTTTAAAAGATGATAAAACATATCCATACCTGAAACTCACAGTAAAGGAAAAATTCCCAAGGCTTGTTATAACAAGAAAAATCAAGAAAGACGGCAGTCTCTTTTTTGGACCCTTTGCACCTGTTTGGGAAGTAAAAGATAATTTGAAGACATTGTCAAAAATATTTCAGGTATGCACATGCAAAAAGCCAATCAAAGAAAAATCATCAAGGCCATGCCTGAATTATCAGATAGGTTTATGTTCTGCACCTTGTTCAGGTTTTATTTCAACGGATAAATATATGGATTTTGTGGGCAAATTAAAATCATTTTTAGAAGGCAGGGTTGAGGAGGTTTTAAAATATTTCCGGAGCGAGATGGAAATAAGCGCAGATTCCCTGATGTTTGAAGTTGCTTCGCGCTACAGAGATGCAATTAACTCCATACAAAGAATGGTTCAGAAACAGAAGGTGATTGGATTGGGAGGCAAAGACAAGGATGCCGTAGGATGGAAAATCGCTAATAACAGAATTGCATTCTGCGTTCTGAAAATACGAGACGGGAGATTGGTCGGACATGTAGAATACTCATTTGAAAGCATAGCATATATTGATGATATAGATGCGTGTGAATCGTTTTTAAGACGTTATTATGAGCGTGAAACATCGATACCAGAAGAAATTCTTGTCTCGAGAGATATCAGAGATAAAGAGGTGATACAGAACTGGATAAAGGATAAAAAGACAGCAGGCGTTAAAATTATTAATCCAAAGACTGGTAAAAGATTTGAGCTTATTAAAATGGCTCAGGAAAATGCTGCCGTTGCATTGAAACAATACGAGGATAAGTCTGCAGATACCATGAACAAACTTGAGAAAATGAAGGATATCCTGCGGCTTGAGAAAATCCCTCAAAGAATTGAGGGTATTGACATATCAAATATTTCAGGAAAAATGGGAGTTGGGTCAGTTGTCGTATGGGAAGAAGGAAAATTAATCAAGGATAACTACAGGAAATTCAAGATAAAGACTATATCAGCACAAAATGACTACCAGATGATTTCTGAAGTGGTTACAAGAAGATACAAAAGGCTTCTCGAAGAGAAGAAACCCCTGCCTGAGCTTGTTTTGATTGATGGCGGAAAAGGTCAATTGAATATTGCAATAAAGGCGTTTAATGAATTAGGAATTGATGGAGTGAACATCATATCAATTGCAAAAGGGAAAAGCATTTTAAAGAGAACAGGAAGAGAAGGTTTGAGAGAATATTCACAAGAAGAAGTTTATACACCTTCAAGCGATACTCCCCTGAAGTTCAAAAAAGATTCTCCTGTTCTTCATGTGCTACAGAGTATAAGAGATGAAGCTCACAGGTTTGCCATAAGATACCACAAAACCCTCAGGGAAAAGAAACTGCGTTATTCGGTTTTGGATGAAATCCCAGGAATAGGGAAAAAAATAAAAAAAGAGTTGCTGAAATACTTTGGGAGTGTTGAAAAAATCAGGAAAAGCTCTGTTGATGAACTATGTAAGATTAAATACATTAAAAGTAAAACTGCCATTCAGATAATGGACTATCTTGAAACAGGCCAAAACTGA
- a CDS encoding excinuclease ABC subunit B, which translates to MNKFHFQSSFKPSGDQPKAIRRLSLGLRENKKHQVLLGVTGSGKTFTIAKVIEEVQKPTLVIAHNKTLAAQLYAEFTEFFPENAVEYFVSYYDYYQPEAYVPQTDTYIEKETSINEDIDRLRHRATKSLFDRRDVIVVASVSCIYGLGSPESYYKMHLFIEIGKRIERSEILKKLVEMQYSRNDINFSRGTFRVRGDIIEVFPAYEDSPLRIELFGDEVERIVKLDPIRAKPKEEIREVAVHPNSHYVTSPERMKIAQREILKETDERIEWFKNQNKFLEAQRLYQRTMFDIEMIKEIGFCQGIENYSRYIDGRKPGEPPYTLLEYFPEDALFIIDESHVTIPQIGGMYWGDRSRKTTLVDYGFRLTSALDNRPLNFEEFEDRITQAIYVSATPGPYELEKSGNDVIEQIVRPTGLTDPEIIVRPVASQVDDLLNEVREHAERKERVLVTTLTKKSAEDLTDYYKEMGVRVMYLHSEIETLERIEIIRDLRLGRFDVLIGINLLREGLDIPEVTLVAILDADKEGFLRSTTSLIQTAGRASRNISGKVIIYADTLTNSIKRAIEETGRRREIQKLYNKENKITPESIKKSISDVFTSIYEADYYTVPLEVEEDEKPVYGDIETQIIVLEESMKKAAKKLEFEKAAIIRDKIKELRKT; encoded by the coding sequence ATGAATAAATTTCATTTTCAATCCTCATTTAAACCATCAGGTGACCAGCCAAAGGCAATCAGACGCTTGAGCCTTGGACTAAGGGAAAATAAAAAGCATCAGGTTTTGCTTGGAGTTACTGGTTCAGGTAAAACCTTTACTATAGCAAAAGTAATAGAAGAGGTTCAAAAACCAACCTTGGTAATTGCCCATAATAAAACCCTTGCAGCACAGCTTTATGCTGAGTTTACCGAATTTTTTCCTGAAAATGCTGTTGAGTACTTTGTCAGTTACTATGATTACTATCAGCCGGAGGCTTATGTCCCTCAGACTGATACTTATATAGAAAAAGAGACATCAATAAATGAAGACATTGACAGGCTTCGTCACAGAGCAACTAAATCTCTTTTTGACAGGAGAGATGTAATAGTTGTTGCAAGCGTTTCCTGTATCTATGGGCTGGGCTCTCCTGAAAGTTATTATAAGATGCATCTGTTCATTGAAATAGGGAAGAGAATAGAAAGAAGTGAAATATTAAAAAAGCTTGTTGAGATGCAGTATTCTCGAAATGATATAAATTTTAGCAGGGGAACATTCAGGGTTCGCGGGGATATAATTGAAGTTTTTCCTGCGTATGAGGACAGCCCTCTCAGAATTGAACTTTTTGGCGATGAAGTAGAAAGAATTGTTAAGCTTGACCCGATTAGGGCAAAACCAAAAGAAGAGATAAGAGAAGTCGCAGTCCATCCAAACAGCCATTATGTAACATCTCCTGAAAGGATGAAGATTGCCCAGAGAGAAATCTTGAAAGAGACGGATGAGAGGATTGAATGGTTCAAGAATCAGAATAAATTTCTTGAAGCACAGAGACTCTATCAGAGGACAATGTTTGACATAGAGATGATTAAAGAGATTGGGTTTTGCCAGGGCATTGAAAATTATTCCCGTTATATAGATGGAAGGAAACCCGGAGAACCTCCCTATACTCTGCTGGAATATTTTCCTGAAGATGCATTGTTTATCATAGACGAGAGCCACGTCACAATACCTCAAATAGGTGGAATGTACTGGGGTGACAGATCAAGAAAAACAACCCTTGTTGATTATGGCTTCCGCCTCACCTCTGCCCTTGATAACAGACCATTGAACTTTGAGGAATTTGAAGACAGAATAACACAGGCAATATATGTTTCTGCAACCCCGGGACCATATGAGCTTGAAAAATCAGGAAATGATGTGATTGAGCAGATAGTAAGACCAACTGGTTTAACGGATCCGGAGATTATTGTGAGGCCTGTCGCTTCACAGGTTGATGATCTTTTAAATGAGGTAAGAGAGCACGCAGAAAGAAAAGAAAGGGTTCTTGTAACCACCCTTACAAAAAAATCAGCCGAGGATTTGACAGATTATTACAAGGAAATGGGTGTGAGAGTGATGTACCTTCATTCAGAAATAGAGACACTTGAAAGAATAGAGATTATAAGAGATCTGAGGCTTGGAAGGTTCGATGTTCTAATAGGAATAAATCTTCTGAGAGAAGGACTTGATATCCCTGAAGTAACACTTGTTGCAATACTTGATGCTGACAAGGAAGGTTTCCTGCGTTCCACCACTTCCCTGATTCAAACTGCCGGAAGAGCTTCAAGAAACATATCAGGGAAAGTCATAATATATGCAGATACACTTACAAACTCTATAAAAAGGGCTATAGAGGAAACAGGAAGAAGGAGAGAAATTCAGAAACTTTACAATAAAGAAAATAAGATTACTCCTGAATCTATCAAAAAATCTATTTCCGATGTTTTCACAAGTATTTATGAAGCAGACTACTATACAGTTCCTCTTGAAGTTGAAGAAGATGAGAAACCTGTTTATGGAGACATTGAAACACAGATTATAGTCCTTGAAGAAAGCATGAAAAAGGCTGCAAAAAAGCTCGAGTTTGAAAAGGCAGCCATAATAAGAGACAAAATCAAAGAGCTAAGAAAAACTTAG
- a CDS encoding ribosome-binding factor A, with translation MNYKRVDRINELILEEISDILLKEIKDPRIGFVTITGVETSVDLSYAKVSVSIIGEQEKRESGIEGLKSASGYIRLLLKKRISVRRIPEIEFVYDSSIEYGDRINKILQKLKNEEEWEK, from the coding sequence ATGAATTACAAACGTGTTGATAGAATAAACGAACTGATTCTTGAAGAAATATCAGATATTCTTTTGAAAGAAATTAAAGACCCAAGAATCGGATTCGTTACCATAACCGGAGTTGAAACAAGCGTTGACTTGTCTTATGCAAAGGTTTCAGTGAGTATTATTGGAGAACAGGAGAAAAGGGAATCAGGAATAGAGGGGTTAAAAAGCGCAAGCGGTTATATAAGGCTTTTGCTTAAGAAGAGAATAAGCGTAAGAAGGATTCCTGAGATAGAATTTGTATATGATTCTTCTATTGAGTATGGTGATAGGATAAATAAGATTTTGCAGAAGCTAAAAAACGAAGAGGAATGGGAAAAATGA
- a CDS encoding translation initiation factor IF-2 has translation MEKLKAKGVEISSHMNVLDEKTCKLVADIFGKEKKTKVKKPKAEKAEKPEKGEKPVTVAPKKKLAEKKKAKEKAGVKAEVKKVEEPELHKPKKEAKKEAKPEVKQQPKLEPKPEQKKEVTPVEVKKPDKSAPALVADVKEKPAPVPEKKENLIELTDSITVKELSEKIKKEPKDIIKRLITMGVMASINQIIDLETAKGLAKEFGYEVEVSLAESELFEYETKDDESKLLPRPPVVTIMGHVDHGKTSLLDAIRQTNVIDKESGGITQHIGAYHVELSKGNIVFLDTPGHQAFTAMRARGAQVTDIVVLVVAADDGVMPQAVEAIDHAKAANVPIIVAVNKIDKPNADPTKVRQALTEYNIIPEEWGGENIFVDVSAKKKTGIDDLLEMILLQAEMLELKANPSRKAVGTVIEAKLDRGRGPVATILIRAGTLKISDPFVTGVHWGKVRAMINDEGKKVHFATPSIPVEVLGFSGVPHSGDSFIVVEDERKARQISLLREQKQREASLAKSSKITLEDLYNQIKQGSVKELKIILKADVQGSVQALRDSLEKLSTSSVKLEVIHAGTGGVTETDVILASASNAVIIGFHVRPETKASQLAEKEGINIRFYSIIYDVVNDIKAAMEGLLDPVYKEKVIGRAEVRELFYIPKIGTISGAYVIDGNIARSSQVRLIRDNVVIYEGKISSLRRFKDDAKEVLTGYECGIGIENFNDIKLNDIIESYIQEKFAGKL, from the coding sequence ATGGAAAAGCTTAAGGCTAAGGGTGTTGAAATCTCCAGCCATATGAACGTTCTTGATGAGAAAACCTGTAAGCTTGTAGCTGATATATTTGGAAAAGAGAAAAAAACAAAAGTAAAAAAGCCAAAGGCTGAAAAGGCTGAGAAACCGGAAAAGGGAGAAAAGCCTGTTACTGTTGCTCCAAAGAAGAAGCTTGCTGAGAAGAAAAAAGCAAAAGAAAAAGCCGGGGTTAAAGCAGAGGTTAAAAAGGTAGAGGAGCCAGAACTTCATAAGCCAAAGAAAGAAGCAAAAAAGGAAGCAAAGCCTGAAGTAAAACAACAACCAAAACTGGAACCGAAACCTGAGCAAAAAAAAGAGGTAACACCTGTTGAAGTTAAAAAGCCTGACAAGTCTGCTCCAGCACTGGTTGCTGATGTTAAGGAAAAGCCAGCACCAGTTCCAGAGAAAAAAGAAAATTTAATAGAGCTAACTGATTCTATAACGGTAAAAGAATTGTCTGAAAAAATAAAAAAGGAGCCTAAAGATATTATAAAAAGATTGATAACAATGGGAGTTATGGCATCAATTAACCAGATTATTGACCTTGAAACAGCTAAGGGCCTTGCAAAAGAGTTCGGATATGAGGTTGAAGTAAGTTTAGCAGAGAGCGAACTTTTTGAATACGAGACTAAAGATGATGAAAGCAAACTCCTGCCAAGACCTCCTGTTGTAACAATAATGGGGCATGTTGACCATGGAAAGACATCGCTTCTTGATGCTATAAGGCAGACAAATGTAATTGATAAAGAATCAGGCGGAATAACCCAGCATATTGGTGCCTACCACGTAGAGCTTTCTAAGGGAAATATAGTTTTCCTTGATACACCGGGTCATCAGGCTTTTACAGCAATGAGAGCAAGAGGGGCTCAGGTTACAGATATAGTGGTTCTTGTTGTTGCTGCAGATGACGGAGTAATGCCTCAGGCTGTTGAAGCAATTGATCACGCTAAAGCTGCAAATGTTCCAATAATAGTTGCAGTTAATAAAATTGATAAACCCAATGCAGACCCGACAAAAGTCAGGCAGGCATTGACTGAATACAATATCATTCCTGAGGAATGGGGGGGGGAGAATATATTTGTGGATGTTTCAGCCAAAAAGAAAACAGGGATTGATGACCTTCTTGAAATGATTTTACTTCAGGCAGAAATGCTCGAGCTAAAAGCAAATCCAAGCAGAAAGGCAGTTGGAACCGTAATAGAGGCAAAACTTGACAGGGGCCGGGGACCTGTTGCGACAATTCTTATCAGGGCAGGAACACTGAAAATAAGCGATCCCTTTGTAACAGGTGTTCACTGGGGCAAAGTGAGGGCAATGATTAACGATGAAGGAAAAAAAGTTCACTTTGCCACACCATCAATACCTGTAGAGGTATTAGGGTTTTCAGGAGTCCCTCATTCAGGAGACTCATTCATAGTAGTTGAAGATGAGAGAAAGGCAAGACAGATAAGTCTTTTGAGGGAACAGAAACAGAGAGAGGCATCGCTGGCAAAATCAAGCAAAATAACCCTTGAAGACCTCTATAACCAGATAAAGCAGGGTTCTGTTAAAGAACTTAAGATAATATTAAAAGCTGATGTCCAGGGTTCTGTTCAGGCTTTGAGAGATTCTCTTGAGAAACTGTCAACAAGCAGCGTTAAGTTAGAGGTTATCCATGCCGGAACAGGCGGCGTTACTGAAACAGATGTTATCCTTGCTTCAGCATCAAATGCCGTAATAATTGGTTTTCACGTAAGGCCTGAGACAAAGGCTTCACAACTTGCAGAAAAGGAAGGCATTAATATACGCTTTTACTCAATTATTTATGATGTTGTTAATGACATAAAAGCTGCAATGGAAGGTTTGCTTGATCCTGTTTATAAGGAAAAGGTTATTGGAAGAGCAGAGGTAAGAGAGCTTTTTTACATACCTAAGATTGGAACAATTTCAGGAGCATATGTTATAGACGGAAATATTGCAAGAAGTTCTCAGGTCAGGCTTATAAGGGACAATGTTGTTATATATGAAGGGAAGATTTCCTCTCTTAGGCGTTTCAAGGATGATGCCAAAGAAGTGCTTACAGGCTACGAATGCGGAATAGGAATTGAAAATTTCAACGATATTAAGCTAAATGATATCATTGAATCATATATACAGGAAAAATTTGCAGGAAAACTCTAA
- a CDS encoding single-stranded-DNA-specific exonuclease RecJ, which yields MMDTANWKIYPQNTALQEELASTLLISKITAQVLINRGITNIREADFFLNGNFNSMHDPFLMKGMDRAVERVLRAKRDNEKVLVFGDYDADGITATSVLLMTLRELGMEPSFYIPNRLTEGYGLNQDVIKKSKEQGFSLLITVDTGISNFKEVSFAKEIGLDLIVTDHHIPDKSISEAFAVLNPKQNDCNYPFKELAGVGIAYKFAMACLGNSCSEYVLNQIIALAAFGTIADVSSLSGENRILVKTGLDIMKRNEFPWISELIRASRLGRKELTAWHIGYILAPMINAAGRLGSANCGVNLMTTRKREIAEKISSFLDRENRTRQAMGKEMMSEALERIEKTINLEEDMVIILSENKWHIGLLGIVASRISERYRKPVVLIGSNGKGSARSAVDFNLYEAFKYSEDCLKGYGGHKSAAGLTIEEKNLKEFSERMNHYGRKKLYGKDLSSTIWADCQINFKDISFSLIEEIQKLEPFGTSNPEPNFISNDVVGESKVVGGGGEHLKMEMQQESFSFGSIWFNFKEEGGFKIENNGRNYDVIYSPHINTWNGREEIQLKIKGIRGKRL from the coding sequence ATGATGGACACAGCTAACTGGAAAATATATCCTCAAAATACTGCGCTTCAGGAAGAACTTGCAAGCACCCTTCTGATTTCAAAAATAACAGCACAGGTTCTTATAAACCGCGGCATAACAAACATCAGGGAAGCAGACTTCTTTCTAAATGGAAATTTTAATAGTATGCACGACCCATTTCTTATGAAGGGAATGGATAGGGCTGTTGAGAGGGTTTTAAGGGCAAAAAGAGATAACGAAAAAGTGCTGGTATTTGGGGATTATGATGCTGATGGAATAACTGCAACATCTGTTCTCTTAATGACATTAAGGGAACTCGGGATGGAACCTTCATTTTATATCCCAAACAGGCTGACTGAGGGATATGGGCTGAATCAGGATGTAATAAAAAAATCAAAAGAACAGGGTTTCAGCCTGTTGATTACTGTAGATACCGGTATAAGCAATTTTAAAGAGGTTTCTTTTGCAAAAGAAATAGGTTTGGACCTGATTGTTACTGACCATCATATTCCTGATAAATCAATATCAGAGGCTTTTGCTGTTTTGAATCCAAAGCAGAATGACTGCAACTATCCTTTTAAGGAACTGGCAGGTGTTGGCATAGCATACAAGTTTGCAATGGCTTGTCTTGGAAACAGTTGCTCTGAATATGTTTTAAACCAGATAATTGCTTTGGCAGCCTTTGGAACAATTGCTGATGTCTCCAGTTTGTCTGGTGAAAACAGGATACTTGTGAAAACAGGCCTTGATATAATGAAAAGGAATGAATTCCCGTGGATAAGCGAATTGATACGGGCATCAAGGCTTGGAAGGAAGGAACTTACTGCTTGGCATATAGGTTATATTCTTGCCCCGATGATTAATGCTGCAGGGAGGCTTGGAAGTGCAAATTGTGGAGTAAACCTTATGACAACAAGAAAAAGAGAGATTGCTGAAAAAATTTCAAGCTTTCTTGACAGAGAAAACCGCACAAGGCAGGCAATGGGAAAAGAGATGATGAGTGAAGCATTAGAGAGGATTGAGAAAACAATAAACCTTGAAGAAGATATGGTGATTATCCTGTCAGAAAACAAATGGCATATAGGATTGCTTGGCATTGTTGCATCAAGGATTTCTGAGCGCTATAGGAAGCCCGTGGTTTTAATAGGAAGCAATGGCAAGGGTTCTGCAAGGTCTGCAGTTGATTTTAATTTATATGAGGCTTTTAAATACTCTGAAGATTGCCTGAAGGGGTATGGAGGTCATAAGTCTGCAGCTGGTTTGACCATTGAAGAGAAGAATTTAAAAGAGTTTTCTGAAAGAATGAACCATTACGGGAGAAAAAAATTATACGGGAAGGATTTGAGCTCAACCATCTGGGCTGATTGTCAGATAAATTTCAAAGATATATCCTTTTCACTTATAGAGGAAATCCAGAAACTGGAACCTTTTGGAACATCAAATCCAGAACCAAATTTTATATCAAATGATGTTGTAGGAGAATCAAAGGTAGTTGGAGGTGGAGGTGAACACCTGAAAATGGAAATGCAACAGGAATCTTTTTCCTTTGGTTCCATATGGTTCAATTTCAAAGAGGAGGGTGGTTTTAAGATTGAAAATAATGGCAGAAATTATGATGTAATTTATTCACCTCATATTAATACATGGAACGGCAGGGAAGAGATTCAGCTTAAAATTAAAGGAATAAGGGGGAAAAGGCTTTAA